One part of the Bdellovibrio bacteriovorus genome encodes these proteins:
- a CDS encoding cytochrome c oxidase subunit 3 family protein: MSTDNTAHGAHTAHVAHHFKTAEQQYSSGKEGIWLFMLTEILMFGAIFVGYALYHNEYPAMFAEGAKSLDWKMGFVNTLVLIFSSFTMAISISFIQKNQQKKAVLALATTVLCGAIFMVIKYFEYQHKFHLGLFPGKFLDVAKVGAEHANLGLYFGFYYVMTGLHGIHVLLGMGLITWCLIRTIRGDFHSQYWIVVEGVGLFWHIVDLIWIFLFPLLYLVG; the protein is encoded by the coding sequence ATGAGTACAGATAATACAGCACACGGCGCTCACACAGCACACGTAGCTCACCACTTTAAAACGGCTGAGCAACAGTATTCCTCTGGTAAAGAGGGTATCTGGTTGTTCATGCTTACAGAGATCCTGATGTTCGGTGCGATCTTTGTGGGTTACGCTCTTTATCACAATGAATATCCGGCGATGTTCGCTGAAGGTGCGAAGTCTCTTGATTGGAAGATGGGTTTCGTAAATACCCTGGTTCTGATCTTCTCGTCCTTCACTATGGCGATCTCGATCTCCTTCATCCAGAAGAACCAGCAGAAAAAAGCGGTCCTTGCCCTGGCAACGACTGTTCTTTGCGGCGCGATCTTCATGGTGATCAAGTACTTCGAATACCAGCATAAATTCCACCTGGGTCTGTTTCCGGGTAAATTCCTGGATGTTGCGAAAGTGGGCGCAGAACACGCAAACCTTGGTTTGTACTTCGGCTTCTACTACGTGATGACGGGCCTGCACGGTATCCACGTCTTGTTGGGTATGGGTCTGATCACATGGTGTTTGATCCGCACTATCCGCGGTGATTTCCACAGTCAGTACTGGATCGTTGTAGAAGGTGTTGGTTTGTTCTGGCACATCGTCGACTTGATCTGGATCTTCCTATTCCCTCTTCTGTATTTGGTGGGGTAA
- a CDS encoding superoxide dismutase family protein: MKKMLLVSLLAVAMTSCMHKSKKAEAPAPAEPTPTPTATAAPQKAQAVLKTIKGSKLKGIIHFTEGDGEMKIETMVEGIKPGPHGFHIHEKGDCSAADFSSAGGHFNPTKGSHAGHDGQGRHVGDMGNLIADNKSKAITTLVIKGMTMKPGAESIIGKAVVIHADKDDLKSQPAGNSGARIACGVIQAL, translated from the coding sequence ATGAAGAAAATGTTGCTTGTCAGTTTGTTGGCCGTTGCGATGACTTCTTGTATGCATAAATCCAAGAAGGCTGAAGCCCCTGCCCCTGCTGAACCCACTCCAACCCCAACGGCGACAGCCGCTCCTCAAAAAGCCCAGGCAGTTTTGAAAACCATTAAAGGTTCCAAACTGAAAGGCATCATTCACTTCACCGAAGGTGATGGCGAAATGAAAATCGAAACGATGGTTGAAGGCATCAAACCGGGACCTCACGGATTCCATATCCATGAAAAAGGTGATTGTTCTGCTGCGGACTTTTCTTCAGCCGGTGGCCACTTCAATCCGACCAAGGGATCTCACGCGGGCCACGACGGTCAGGGACGCCATGTCGGTGATATGGGAAATCTGATTGCCGATAACAAGTCCAAAGCCATCACAACTCTGGTGATCAAAGGCATGACTATGAAACCGGGTGCTGAAAGCATCATTGGTAAAGCGGTGGTTATTCACGCGGACAAGGATGATTTGAAATCCCAACCGGCAGGAAACTCGGGTGCGCGTATTGCGTGCGGAGTGATTCAGGCCCTTTAA
- a CDS encoding cytochrome C oxidase subunit IV family protein, protein MAQHNDSNSNVLHPHITPLATYFKVALALFGLTFLTIIAHNFRAELGALAAPVAFLIALVKATLVCLWFMHLKDDTKMNRFVFASGFFFLALLFAICAIDFATRVHEVSPL, encoded by the coding sequence ATGGCTCAACATAACGACAGTAATTCGAATGTTCTTCATCCGCACATCACGCCACTGGCAACTTACTTCAAAGTTGCCCTGGCTTTGTTCGGTCTGACCTTCCTGACAATCATCGCCCACAACTTCAGAGCTGAATTGGGTGCTTTGGCTGCGCCAGTGGCGTTCCTGATTGCTTTGGTTAAGGCTACATTGGTCTGCCTTTGGTTCATGCACTTGAAAGACGACACCAAGATGAATCGCTTTGTCTTTGCATCTGGTTTCTTCTTCCTGGCGTTGCTGTTCGCGATCTGCGCGATCGACTTCGCGACTCGCGTTCACGAAGTCAGCCCGCTGTAA
- a CDS encoding porin family protein: MKKLALTVMAALGMMSSVAMADIDYGLEVGIRQQSGEVDSNLASVKSQMGFQFGATAHFPISGAWHMRTGLLYTQRPVIVETDATGDENKISMNYLDVPVALMYKFEEYAGVFAGVSLGLNLDSDAEVGKVNDVKSPLTPIIFGASFKFAPQLGATLYYETASGDAADGLKNYRAVGANLQITFD, encoded by the coding sequence ATGAAAAAGTTGGCTCTAACAGTGATGGCTGCTTTGGGTATGATGTCATCCGTTGCGATGGCAGATATTGATTATGGTTTGGAAGTGGGTATTCGTCAGCAGTCCGGTGAAGTGGATTCTAATTTGGCTTCTGTAAAATCCCAAATGGGTTTCCAGTTCGGTGCAACAGCTCATTTCCCGATCTCTGGTGCATGGCACATGCGCACAGGTTTGCTTTACACTCAAAGACCGGTGATTGTTGAAACAGATGCGACTGGTGATGAAAACAAGATCAGCATGAACTATCTGGATGTTCCAGTGGCGCTTATGTACAAATTCGAAGAATACGCAGGCGTGTTCGCCGGTGTATCTTTGGGTCTGAATCTGGACAGCGATGCTGAAGTCGGCAAAGTGAACGATGTAAAATCGCCACTGACTCCGATCATCTTTGGTGCAAGCTTCAAATTTGCTCCGCAGTTGGGTGCTACTTTGTATTATGAAACTGCCAGCGGTGATGCCGCAGACGGTTTGAAAAACTACCGCGCGGTGGGCGCGAACTTGCAGATCACTTTTGACTAA
- a CDS encoding fumarylacetoacetate hydrolase family protein codes for MKLGSLKSSQSMDGELCVISRDLKTAVKATAIAPSLREAMEKWSEKEASLKKLSDDLNAGKAAGAFAVKEGDFHSALPRTWLFADGSAFIYHIKLVRMARKAPLPETLSTVPLMYQGECGQFLAPTEDIPQRDFAHGTDFEGEVGVVTDFVPMGVTPDEALKYIRLYVLINDVSLRGLIPEELAAGFGFFQSKPASALAPFAVTADELGEALKDGRIHLPLNVKYNGEFFGKANAGAMHFHFGQLIAHAAKTRNLAAGSVIGSGTVSNEDHANGSSCLAEKRMIEQIETGAIKTPFMKSGDTVEMEMFNAKGESIFGRIFQKVKAV; via the coding sequence GTGAAATTAGGTTCTCTTAAATCGTCTCAAAGCATGGATGGTGAATTGTGTGTGATCAGCCGCGACCTTAAAACCGCGGTGAAAGCCACAGCTATTGCCCCATCCTTGCGTGAAGCGATGGAAAAATGGTCCGAGAAAGAAGCTTCCCTGAAGAAACTTTCTGACGACTTGAATGCGGGCAAAGCGGCAGGTGCTTTTGCCGTTAAAGAAGGTGACTTCCACTCTGCGCTTCCGCGCACATGGTTGTTCGCTGATGGTTCTGCCTTTATCTATCATATCAAGCTGGTGCGCATGGCGCGCAAAGCTCCGCTTCCAGAAACCTTGAGCACGGTTCCTCTGATGTATCAGGGCGAGTGTGGGCAGTTCCTGGCACCGACCGAAGACATCCCTCAGCGTGATTTCGCACACGGGACAGACTTTGAAGGTGAAGTGGGTGTGGTGACTGACTTTGTACCAATGGGCGTGACCCCTGATGAGGCACTGAAATACATCCGTCTGTATGTCTTGATCAATGACGTGTCTTTGCGTGGATTGATCCCTGAAGAGCTGGCGGCGGGCTTTGGATTCTTCCAAAGTAAACCGGCATCAGCCTTGGCTCCGTTTGCCGTGACGGCAGACGAGCTGGGTGAGGCATTGAAAGACGGGCGCATTCATTTGCCACTCAATGTGAAGTACAATGGTGAATTCTTTGGTAAAGCCAATGCGGGCGCCATGCACTTCCACTTTGGACAGTTGATTGCTCATGCGGCAAAAACCCGCAACCTGGCGGCGGGTTCTGTGATCGGCAGTGGAACTGTTTCCAATGAAGATCACGCCAATGGTTCAAGCTGTCTGGCGGAAAAACGCATGATTGAGCAAATCGAGACCGGCGCGATTAAAACGCCATTTATGAAGTCCGGCGACACCGTTGAAATGGAAATGTTCAACGCCAAAGGTGAAAGCATCTTCGGACGAATCTTCCAGAAGGTGAAGGCCGTTTAA
- the maiA gene encoding maleylacetoacetate isomerase: MSSIVLYNYFRSSTSYRVRLALHHKGLAFEYKPINLLKSEQLTPEYKAINPLGGVPTLIHDGKIIPESFAIIEYLDEVFPQTPLMPKDAYKRARIRQVCEVINSFMHPMANLKTLKYLTNKHGYDQDQKDEWAQHWIYQGLEVLETTLKEFSGTYSFGDEITMADIFLIPQLLTSQRYKADITKFPTLVKINNNCLKLEAFKKAHPFNQMDTPEEFKK, encoded by the coding sequence ATGTCCTCGATAGTACTTTACAACTATTTTCGAAGCTCCACTTCGTACCGTGTTCGTCTGGCTTTGCACCACAAGGGTCTGGCCTTTGAGTACAAACCCATCAATCTTTTGAAGAGCGAACAACTGACCCCGGAATACAAAGCCATCAACCCGCTGGGCGGCGTACCCACGCTGATCCACGACGGCAAGATCATCCCGGAATCCTTTGCCATCATTGAATATCTGGACGAGGTCTTCCCACAAACACCTCTGATGCCGAAAGATGCCTACAAACGTGCCCGCATCCGCCAAGTATGCGAAGTGATCAATTCCTTCATGCACCCGATGGCCAATCTGAAAACACTCAAGTACCTGACCAACAAACATGGCTATGACCAGGACCAAAAAGACGAATGGGCCCAGCACTGGATCTATCAGGGGCTGGAAGTTCTTGAAACAACGCTGAAAGAGTTCTCGGGAACTTACAGCTTCGGTGATGAAATCACCATGGCCGACATCTTCCTGATCCCGCAGCTTTTAACGTCTCAAAGATACAAAGCCGACATCACCAAATTCCCAACCCTGGTGAAGATCAACAACAACTGCCTGAAGCTGGAAGCTTTCAAGAAAGCTCACCCGTTCAATCAGATGGATACACCCGAAGAATTCAAAAAATAA
- a CDS encoding alpha-2-macroglobulin family protein — MISLFFSLLTTLSFAQQKVQVQTFTPQGFVKSVEQVRVEFNQPMVRFGEIKLDSPVQSSCFDAKKGQGRWIDTRNWVFDFTEPVAGGQSCEVKVHGQIFSFNTGGPHIKNIFPQTYRDIDPEQSFVVFADSPVKTESLAAGVYFVIEGLGDRVPAQVITGGEATKTYQAAENEYKYEKELFKGDYVVLKAQRPFPAGARVSLVWSKAVQSPSGHTSKEDEVYEFNVREPFKLSFNCDREAANRPCVPLMGMRLNASASFPAKLAQEIYIQSADGKKIKAANLDAAAGGKDNVSYLEFKGPFVANSQYTVVIPAKMKDEDDRLLSNQSQFPLKVKTGEDPSLLKFASTFGVIESGPEAAMAVTLRRVEKSVDTQFGGWTGQLKANDFKSVIKALGEVMRNPYGEEALKNWQGKATQKIKVDKPAKATDLEVVGIPLKASGFYVVEMKSPLLGQNLLDQKKPFYVRSAGLVTNMSVHVKHTRNEAWVWVTELKTTKVVPGAKVSIFDNAGNVISSATTDARGWASFKFAKPVDDWATDPQSGFYGGFFAMAEKSDDFSFTHTSWDKGIESWRFQIRSGDTDSLWLGHAILDRTLLKPEEKMSAKIVLRKTSLSGFSLPTANEWPTRLTVAHDSGLQTFKLSLTWNKQTGVALVTWPVPAGAKLGRWTLTLEKDTPSIQIAVGDVAVENFRVPLMQVRLDGTKPVYVQEKNIPVQVSGTYFAGGPAGDLPVKMRWNVEPGYFSPQNEDFQEYAFANGAVSEGLFRQGEEEIHRHVPQSGTRDFKLNKQGVAQESISGIKYAAAPQNLRTEIEYKDPNGEIQSLSRTFPLWSSSLVLGMKSRGWSATPDKVEFDVVALDLQQRPLKNQSVQVDLYTSRYYTHRKRLVGGFYAYEDFREYKKIGELCRGVTDAQGQFLCKGKTKASGSVIAVVSGKDAQGRISYSNVTQWIIRPGENQWFGSEDNDRADLIPFKKTYEPGETAEFQLRTPFPQAKVLVTVERDGILHSEVVDVSGDSPVIRVPIKKEYAPNVVVSAFAIRGRLADPKPTALVDLAKPAYKLGLAQIKVGWKENTLKVSVATDKKTYSARQKSQVTISVKDSLGRPAAKAEVALVAVDEGLLALRDNDSWDLLGSMMRLRSHTVQTATSQTQVVGRRHFGLKAVPIGGDGAGGLRRELFDTLLYWNPSVKLNAKGEAKVDIKLNDSTTSFRIVAVALQGQDQFGTGWTSIQSSQEVMIMPGLSSVVRDGDEFQAGFTVRNASDKIHDLNLTLAVTPNAGTHPAQKLRLAAGEAKEVFWKVKVPAGASQLEYILSARTVDGRAVDEIKKTQQILPVRVARIYQSEFGNWPDFKKLSLQQPAGADQAKSSIVVELNSSLGGSTEGIREFWKNYMYSCLEQQVSRVVSLNDKKAWQKLEDKLDTYLDGNGLLRYFPGNAVSGNVNLTAYVLNIAHEAGFTFSDEHENRMLDALNAYAEGRLRESQEFDRADSVLKKITVMETLSRYRRLNIASIPTIEYSPNQWPMYTLIEWYQIHLWEKEVSGREQTMKDIESVLRNRFYFSAKRLQFKDERLESMPWLMRDTESSVLRLILTMMKLPQWQSDIPRLYQGAWGLQQEGAWALTSDNAWGAIVMRRLQEHYGKEKVEGTFVAELAGASEKYSWSKGSSGSLSLPWHQDKGELKLDQQGAGRPWITVSVKAAVPVTKPVFAGFNVEKIITPVEQKEKGRWSVGDVARVQLKVKAKASQTWVVVEDPVPTGASVIQASYATSVERKSELIRFYHSWFPQDEQVMEYTLRFNQSGTYVLPAPRVEAMYSPDLFAELPESVWSVQ, encoded by the coding sequence ATGATCAGTTTGTTTTTCTCTCTTCTAACCACGCTGTCTTTTGCTCAGCAAAAAGTGCAGGTGCAGACGTTCACTCCACAGGGCTTTGTAAAATCTGTTGAGCAAGTGCGGGTCGAATTCAATCAACCGATGGTTCGATTTGGCGAAATCAAACTGGATTCTCCGGTGCAGAGTTCGTGCTTTGATGCAAAAAAAGGACAGGGCCGCTGGATCGACACCCGGAACTGGGTATTTGATTTCACTGAGCCCGTGGCTGGAGGACAATCTTGTGAAGTGAAGGTTCATGGTCAGATCTTCAGCTTCAACACAGGCGGCCCGCATATCAAAAATATCTTCCCGCAAACATATCGTGACATTGATCCCGAGCAAAGTTTTGTGGTCTTTGCCGACTCTCCGGTAAAAACAGAATCTCTGGCTGCGGGTGTTTACTTTGTGATTGAGGGTCTGGGGGATCGTGTCCCTGCGCAGGTGATCACAGGTGGGGAAGCGACAAAAACTTATCAGGCTGCCGAAAATGAATACAAGTACGAAAAAGAATTATTTAAAGGCGACTATGTCGTTCTGAAAGCACAGCGCCCTTTCCCGGCGGGTGCCAGAGTGAGCCTGGTATGGTCCAAGGCCGTGCAGTCACCATCCGGTCACACTTCGAAAGAAGATGAAGTGTATGAATTCAATGTGCGTGAGCCGTTTAAATTGTCTTTCAATTGCGATCGGGAGGCTGCGAACAGACCCTGTGTCCCTTTGATGGGGATGCGTCTGAATGCTTCAGCATCATTCCCGGCAAAGCTGGCACAGGAAATTTATATCCAGTCAGCCGACGGAAAAAAAATCAAAGCTGCGAATCTGGATGCCGCTGCGGGCGGAAAAGATAACGTCAGCTATTTGGAGTTTAAGGGCCCGTTTGTGGCCAACAGTCAGTACACTGTGGTGATTCCCGCAAAAATGAAGGACGAGGATGATCGCCTGTTGTCCAATCAATCCCAGTTCCCTTTGAAGGTAAAAACCGGCGAAGATCCTTCGCTGCTGAAATTTGCCTCCACTTTCGGGGTGATCGAATCCGGTCCCGAGGCGGCCATGGCGGTGACTTTGCGTCGCGTGGAAAAGTCTGTGGACACTCAGTTTGGGGGCTGGACAGGGCAGTTGAAGGCGAATGACTTTAAGTCCGTGATAAAGGCCTTGGGCGAAGTGATGCGAAACCCTTACGGTGAAGAAGCTTTGAAAAACTGGCAGGGGAAGGCCACACAAAAAATCAAAGTCGACAAGCCGGCAAAAGCCACAGACCTTGAGGTGGTGGGAATTCCGCTGAAGGCTTCTGGATTCTATGTGGTGGAAATGAAAAGCCCTCTGCTGGGACAGAACCTGCTGGATCAGAAAAAGCCATTCTATGTGCGTTCGGCCGGTCTTGTGACGAATATGTCTGTGCATGTGAAGCACACGCGCAATGAAGCCTGGGTGTGGGTGACGGAGCTTAAAACCACTAAAGTCGTCCCGGGTGCAAAGGTTTCCATCTTTGACAATGCCGGGAATGTTATTTCCAGTGCCACAACGGATGCGCGCGGATGGGCTTCCTTCAAGTTCGCAAAACCGGTGGATGACTGGGCGACGGATCCACAAAGCGGCTTTTATGGGGGCTTTTTTGCCATGGCGGAAAAAAGTGATGATTTCAGCTTCACCCATACCAGTTGGGACAAAGGCATCGAATCGTGGCGTTTCCAGATTCGTTCGGGCGACACGGATTCCCTTTGGCTGGGGCATGCGATTTTAGACCGCACACTTTTGAAACCTGAAGAAAAAATGTCAGCGAAAATTGTACTGCGCAAAACCAGCCTTTCGGGGTTTTCGTTGCCGACAGCAAATGAATGGCCGACCCGTCTGACGGTGGCGCACGATTCCGGATTGCAGACGTTCAAGCTGTCTTTGACCTGGAACAAACAAACGGGCGTAGCGTTGGTGACCTGGCCGGTGCCCGCTGGGGCGAAGCTGGGACGCTGGACCCTGACTTTGGAAAAAGACACGCCTTCAATCCAAATTGCTGTCGGTGACGTGGCTGTTGAAAACTTCCGCGTTCCATTGATGCAGGTAAGGCTGGATGGCACAAAACCGGTGTACGTGCAGGAAAAGAATATTCCCGTACAGGTGTCCGGAACATACTTTGCCGGCGGTCCTGCCGGGGACTTGCCAGTGAAGATGCGCTGGAATGTTGAGCCGGGCTATTTCTCGCCGCAAAATGAAGATTTCCAGGAGTATGCTTTTGCCAATGGAGCGGTCAGTGAGGGCCTGTTCCGCCAGGGCGAAGAAGAAATTCACCGTCACGTCCCACAAAGTGGGACTCGTGATTTTAAGTTAAACAAGCAAGGCGTGGCCCAGGAATCAATCTCCGGAATTAAATATGCGGCCGCACCTCAGAATCTGCGTACCGAGATTGAATACAAGGACCCGAACGGAGAGATTCAATCACTCAGCCGCACCTTCCCTTTGTGGTCGTCGTCTCTGGTTTTGGGGATGAAGTCCCGCGGTTGGTCCGCGACTCCGGATAAAGTGGAGTTTGATGTCGTAGCCCTGGATCTGCAACAGCGTCCACTGAAAAATCAGAGTGTGCAGGTTGATCTGTATACCAGCCGTTACTACACCCACCGCAAGCGCCTGGTGGGGGGCTTTTATGCCTATGAAGATTTCCGGGAATACAAAAAAATAGGCGAGCTGTGCCGCGGGGTCACGGATGCCCAAGGCCAGTTCCTGTGTAAAGGAAAGACCAAGGCTTCGGGATCCGTGATTGCGGTGGTGTCCGGTAAGGATGCTCAAGGGCGCATAAGCTATAGTAACGTCACTCAGTGGATCATTCGCCCTGGGGAAAATCAGTGGTTTGGATCTGAAGACAATGATCGTGCGGATCTGATCCCGTTTAAGAAAACTTATGAACCTGGCGAAACCGCAGAATTTCAGTTACGCACGCCCTTCCCGCAGGCCAAAGTTCTGGTGACCGTAGAGCGCGATGGCATCCTTCACTCGGAAGTCGTCGATGTCAGCGGTGACAGCCCGGTGATTCGTGTGCCGATCAAAAAGGAATATGCTCCGAATGTGGTGGTATCAGCCTTTGCGATCCGCGGTCGACTGGCGGATCCAAAACCAACGGCGCTGGTGGATTTGGCGAAGCCTGCTTACAAGCTCGGTCTTGCACAAATCAAAGTCGGCTGGAAAGAAAACACTCTGAAAGTGTCGGTGGCTACGGACAAAAAGACCTACAGTGCCCGTCAGAAATCCCAAGTCACAATCAGCGTGAAAGACAGTCTGGGTCGACCGGCAGCCAAAGCGGAAGTGGCTTTGGTGGCTGTGGACGAAGGGCTGCTGGCTTTGCGGGACAATGATTCCTGGGATCTGCTGGGCTCCATGATGCGACTTCGTTCACACACGGTGCAGACAGCAACGTCACAGACGCAAGTGGTGGGTCGTCGCCACTTCGGTTTAAAAGCCGTACCTATCGGCGGTGACGGGGCGGGAGGTCTTCGCCGCGAACTGTTTGATACCCTGCTGTACTGGAACCCGAGTGTAAAACTAAACGCCAAAGGGGAGGCCAAGGTTGATATCAAGCTGAATGACTCCACCACGAGCTTCCGCATTGTGGCGGTGGCCCTGCAGGGGCAGGATCAGTTCGGCACAGGCTGGACATCCATTCAGTCTTCTCAGGAAGTCATGATTATGCCGGGCCTTTCTTCGGTCGTTCGCGACGGGGACGAATTCCAGGCAGGGTTCACAGTGCGCAATGCCTCGGATAAAATTCATGATCTGAATTTGACCCTCGCCGTGACTCCAAATGCGGGGACTCACCCGGCCCAGAAACTGCGCCTGGCAGCAGGCGAGGCAAAAGAGGTCTTTTGGAAGGTCAAAGTTCCGGCCGGTGCTTCCCAGCTTGAGTATATCTTAAGCGCCCGCACGGTTGATGGTCGCGCGGTGGACGAGATAAAAAAGACCCAGCAGATTCTTCCGGTGAGAGTGGCAAGAATTTATCAAAGTGAATTTGGCAACTGGCCGGACTTCAAAAAGCTTTCTTTGCAACAACCTGCCGGAGCGGATCAGGCAAAAAGCTCTATCGTTGTGGAACTGAACAGTTCCCTGGGTGGTTCGACGGAAGGCATTCGTGAGTTCTGGAAGAACTATATGTATTCCTGTCTTGAACAGCAGGTTTCAAGAGTCGTGTCTTTGAATGACAAAAAGGCCTGGCAGAAGCTGGAAGACAAGCTTGACACCTATTTGGATGGCAACGGGTTGTTGCGATATTTCCCGGGGAATGCAGTTTCTGGAAACGTGAACCTGACAGCTTATGTCTTGAATATTGCCCACGAGGCCGGCTTCACATTCAGTGATGAACATGAAAATCGCATGCTGGATGCGTTGAATGCCTACGCTGAAGGCCGTTTGCGTGAAAGTCAGGAATTCGATCGTGCCGATAGTGTTCTTAAAAAGATCACCGTCATGGAGACACTTTCCCGTTATCGCCGACTGAATATCGCAAGCATACCGACGATTGAATATTCGCCGAACCAATGGCCCATGTACACGTTGATTGAATGGTATCAGATTCATTTGTGGGAAAAAGAGGTGTCCGGTCGAGAACAGACTATGAAAGACATCGAGTCTGTCTTGCGCAACCGCTTTTACTTCTCCGCCAAGCGTTTGCAGTTCAAAGATGAGCGTTTGGAATCCATGCCATGGCTTATGCGTGACACAGAGAGCTCGGTCCTGCGCCTGATTCTGACCATGATGAAGCTTCCGCAATGGCAGTCCGATATTCCTCGCCTGTATCAGGGGGCATGGGGCCTGCAGCAAGAGGGGGCCTGGGCGTTGACTTCAGATAACGCCTGGGGCGCGATTGTGATGAGACGTCTGCAAGAACACTATGGCAAAGAAAAAGTCGAAGGGACATTCGTGGCAGAACTTGCCGGGGCTTCCGAGAAATACTCTTGGTCCAAGGGAAGCTCGGGTTCGTTGAGCCTTCCATGGCATCAGGACAAAGGCGAATTGAAGCTGGATCAGCAGGGCGCGGGTCGTCCGTGGATCACGGTGTCGGTGAAAGCCGCCGTTCCTGTGACCAAGCCGGTCTTTGCCGGATTTAACGTTGAAAAAATCATCACGCCTGTCGAGCAGAAAGAAAAGGGCCGCTGGAGTGTCGGGGATGTCGCCAGGGTTCAGTTGAAAGTAAAAGCCAAAGCTTCGCAGACCTGGGTGGTGGTTGAAGATCCAGTCCCGACCGGGGCCAGTGTGATTCAGGCTTCTTATGCGACCTCGGTGGAAAGAAAGTCCGAGCTGATTCGTTTCTATCATTCCTGGTTCCCGCAGGATGAACAGGTGATGGAATACACATTGCGCTTCAATCAGTCAGGTACCTACGTACTGCCAGCACCGCGCGTGGAGGCGATGTACAGCCCGGATCTCTTTGCGGAACTGCCAGAATCCGTATGGAGTGTGCAATGA
- the cyoE gene encoding heme o synthase, whose amino-acid sequence MLRIYADLTKFGIVVFSVLAGLAGYATGFQIENPFDWKIFLETLLGIYFLSSGSLALNQVQDWKIDQKMPRTAKRPIPSGKIKPAAAGILSVGLLLVGMNMLFKLEPVAGWVGLFCVFLYNGPYTLWWKRRWVFAAVPGAIPGALPVTIGYAVANPDIFNSESLYLFLIMFLWQMPHFWVLAIRYKDDYAAGGIPTLPVALGMEKTMFQVGLYTFVYVGVALAAPVFVHASWMFVLLTFPFVFKVLQEFYRYYKSNGTERWLAFFMWLNVSMLVFIIIPVIDKWNFLFIHHN is encoded by the coding sequence GTGCTACGAATCTACGCAGATCTTACCAAGTTTGGCATAGTCGTTTTCTCAGTCCTAGCGGGACTGGCCGGCTATGCCACTGGTTTTCAGATCGAAAATCCCTTTGATTGGAAAATCTTTTTAGAAACCCTGCTGGGGATTTATTTCCTCAGCTCGGGCTCTCTTGCGCTCAATCAGGTTCAAGACTGGAAGATCGACCAAAAAATGCCCCGTACAGCCAAGCGTCCGATCCCTTCCGGTAAAATCAAGCCGGCAGCGGCGGGTATTTTGTCGGTAGGTCTTTTGCTGGTCGGTATGAACATGCTGTTCAAGCTGGAGCCTGTGGCCGGCTGGGTGGGGTTGTTCTGCGTTTTCCTTTATAACGGTCCTTATACTTTGTGGTGGAAACGCCGTTGGGTGTTTGCGGCCGTTCCGGGGGCGATCCCGGGGGCTTTGCCAGTGACTATCGGTTACGCGGTGGCAAATCCGGACATCTTCAACTCGGAGTCTTTGTATCTGTTCCTGATCATGTTCCTGTGGCAGATGCCGCACTTCTGGGTGCTGGCAATCCGTTACAAAGATGACTATGCAGCGGGCGGGATTCCGACTTTGCCGGTGGCTTTGGGCATGGAAAAAACCATGTTCCAGGTCGGCCTTTACACCTTCGTTTATGTGGGTGTGGCTTTGGCGGCGCCGGTGTTTGTTCACGCCAGCTGGATGTTTGTTCTGCTGACGTTCCCGTTTGTGTTCAAGGTTCTGCAAGAGTTCTATCGCTACTACAAGTCCAATGGGACTGAACGTTGGCTGGCCTTCTTTATGTGGCTCAACGTTTCCATGTTAGTCTTCATCATCATCCCGGTGATTGATAAATGGAACTTCCTCTTCATTCATCATAACTAA